A DNA window from Bacteroidales bacterium contains the following coding sequences:
- the rpsD gene encoding 30S ribosomal protein S4, with product MARYRGPKTKIARKVGAPIFGPDKYFEKKNYPPGQHGMTKKRRKLSEYGMQLLEKQKAKYTYGLLEKQFYNTFLKATQQKGITGENLLVLLESRLDNVVFRLGLAPTRRGARQLVSHRHITVNGRVTNVPSYNVKPGDIVAVRERSKSLEVINDSLEISNVSKYSWLEWDGQQMAGKFINNPEREEIPEKIKEQLIVELYSK from the coding sequence ATGGCTAGATATAGAGGACCAAAAACAAAAATTGCAAGGAAAGTCGGCGCACCCATTTTTGGACCGGATAAATATTTTGAGAAGAAGAATTATCCCCCGGGACAGCATGGAATGACCAAAAAACGAAGAAAACTCTCGGAATACGGGATGCAATTGCTTGAAAAGCAAAAGGCAAAATATACTTACGGTTTGCTTGAAAAGCAATTTTACAATACCTTTTTAAAAGCTACTCAGCAAAAAGGTATTACAGGGGAGAATCTCCTGGTATTACTTGAATCCCGGCTTGATAATGTAGTTTTTAGGTTGGGTTTGGCTCCTACACGAAGAGGAGCCAGGCAGCTTGTATCGCACAGGCATATTACCGTTAATGGCAGAGTGACCAATGTCCCCTCTTATAATGTTAAACCCGGAGATATTGTAGCTGTAAGAGAAAGATCCAAATCACTGGAGGTCATTAACGATTCCCTTGAAATCAGCAATGTATCGAAATATTCCTGGTTGGAATGGGATGGACAGCAAATGGCAGGAAAGTTTATCAATAATCCCGAGAGGGAGGAAATTCCTGAAAAAATCAAGGAACA
- the rpsK gene encoding 30S ribosomal protein S11, with protein MAKRSRATRKKKVTVEPTGEAHIHASFNNIIISLTNSNGEVISWASSGKMGFKGSKKNTPYAAQVAAADCAKIAYDLGMRKAKVYVRGPGSGRESAIRTINNTGINVSEIVDITPIPHNGCRPPKRRRV; from the coding sequence ATGGCGAAAAGAAGTAGAGCAACAAGAAAGAAAAAAGTTACGGTTGAGCCGACTGGTGAGGCTCATATCCATGCTTCGTTTAATAACATTATCATTAGCCTGACCAACTCTAACGGAGAGGTAATTTCCTGGGCCTCATCCGGTAAGATGGGATTCAAAGGCTCCAAGAAGAACACTCCTTATGCTGCCCAGGTAGCTGCTGCCGATTGTGCAAAAATCGCTTATGACCTGGGCATGAGAAAAGCAAAAGTCTATGTGAGGGGTCCTGGGTCCGGTAGAGAATCGGCAATCCGAACCATTAACAATACCGGTATAAATGTGTCGGAGATTGTAGATATTACTCCGATTCCGCATAACGGATGTCGTCCGCCAAAAAGAAGAAGAGTTTAA
- the rpsM gene encoding 30S ribosomal protein S13, with product MARIVGVDLPKNKRGVIALTYIYGIGKSTASKIMEEAGIDKNIRVNEWTDDQISTLRNILNEKYKVEGGLRSEVQMNIKRLMDIGCYRGIRHRSGMPVRGQSTRNNARTRKGKKKTVANKKKTVK from the coding sequence ATGGCAAGAATAGTAGGAGTTGATTTACCTAAAAACAAAAGAGGCGTTATTGCCCTTACTTATATTTATGGTATAGGAAAAAGTACTGCCTCCAAAATTATGGAGGAAGCTGGAATAGATAAGAACATTAGGGTTAATGAGTGGACCGACGACCAAATATCCACATTGCGGAACATTTTGAATGAAAAATATAAGGTTGAAGGGGGATTGCGTTCTGAAGTGCAGATGAATATTAAGAGGTTGATGGATATTGGTTGCTACAGAGGTATACGACATCGTTCCGGGATGCCAGTTAGAGGACAGTCTACGCGTAATAATGCCAGAACAAGAAAAGGAAAGAAGAAAACAGTTGCAAATAAGAAAAAAACTGTCAAATAA
- the ykgO gene encoding type B 50S ribosomal protein L36 → MKVKASLKKRSSDCKIVRRKGRLYIINKKNPKLKQRQG, encoded by the coding sequence ATGAAAGTAAAAGCATCTTTAAAGAAAAGAAGCAGCGATTGTAAAATCGTAAGAAGAAAAGGACGTTTGTACATAATAAATAAAAAGAATCCCAAGTTGAAACAGCGGCAGGGATAA
- the infA gene encoding translation initiation factor IF-1: MAKQPSIEQDGTIVEALSNAMFRVELENGHIITAHISGKMRMHYIKILPGDKVKVEMSPYDLSRGRITYRYK; encoded by the coding sequence ATGGCTAAACAACCCTCTATTGAACAGGATGGTACTATTGTGGAAGCGTTATCTAATGCTATGTTTCGGGTAGAACTGGAAAATGGGCATATCATAACGGCCCATATCTCCGGGAAGATGCGTATGCATTATATAAAGATTTTACCCGGAGATAAGGTTAAAGTGGAAATGTCGCCCTATGATCTTTCCAGAGGTCGTATTACATACCGATATAAATAA
- the map gene encoding type I methionyl aminopeptidase — MQKVKSEEEIEIIRDNNLLVSKTLAEVGKMIQPGITTAALDKRAEEYIRDHGAEPGFLGYGGFPNSLCTSVNDEVVHGIPSDYELKEGDILSIDCGTYKNGFYGDTAYTFAVGELREDVKQLLIATKASLFKGIEKAVAGNRVGDIGFAVQNHAEGAGFSVVREMVGHGLGAHMHESPEVPNYGKRGKGTKLKPGLVICIEPMINLGTKNIKQDPDGWTIRTMDSQPSAHYELALAIRNGEADILSTFEYIENQSIIEN; from the coding sequence ATGCAGAAAGTGAAGAGTGAAGAGGAAATTGAAATAATCAGGGATAATAATCTTCTTGTTTCCAAGACCTTGGCTGAAGTTGGTAAAATGATTCAACCCGGTATAACTACTGCAGCCCTTGATAAAAGAGCTGAAGAATACATACGGGATCACGGAGCCGAACCAGGGTTCCTGGGTTATGGAGGTTTTCCGAATTCGCTCTGTACTTCTGTTAATGATGAGGTAGTTCATGGTATTCCCTCGGATTATGAGCTGAAGGAAGGAGATATCCTTTCCATAGATTGTGGAACTTATAAGAACGGATTTTATGGGGATACCGCTTATACTTTCGCTGTAGGAGAACTTCGTGAGGATGTAAAACAACTGCTGATCGCTACTAAAGCGTCGCTTTTTAAAGGAATTGAGAAAGCGGTGGCAGGGAATCGTGTTGGTGATATTGGTTTTGCAGTCCAGAATCATGCAGAAGGAGCAGGTTTTTCAGTAGTAAGAGAAATGGTTGGTCATGGATTGGGTGCTCATATGCACGAATCACCTGAAGTACCTAACTACGGAAAAAGGGGAAAGGGAACCAAGCTGAAACCGGGTTTGGTAATTTGTATAGAACCCATGATCAATCTGGGAACAAAAAATATCAAACAGGATCCCGACGGTTGGACCATCAGGACAATGGATTCCCAACCCTCAGCCCATTATGAACTGGCTCTTGCGATAAGAAACGGAGAAGCAGATATTTTATCAACATTTGAATATATAGAAAATCAATCAATAATAGAAAATTAA